GCCCGCGGCCGCCGCCGTATTCGTCACCACAAAGGCGAGCCCGGCTACGCCGTCGGCGGCAAGCTCGCTCCCCGCGTTGAAACCGAACCACCCGAACCACAGGAGCGCCGTGCCGAGAAGCGTATAGCCGAGGTTATGAGGCGGCATGGGCTCCGTGGGGTACCCCCTCCTCTTGCCTATGACTATGGCCGCGACGAGCGCGCTGACGCCCGAGCTTATGTGCACGACCGTCCCGCCGGCGAAGTCGAGCGCCCCCATCTCCCCGATCCATCCCCCTCCCCACACCCAGTGGCAGAGCGGGTCGTATACGATAGTGGCCCACAGGAGACTGAAAACGATCAATGCCGAGAACTTCATCCTCTCCGCGACCCCGCCGGTTATAAGCGCCACCGTTATTATGGCGAACATCCCCTGGAACATCATGAAGACGTAGTGGGGAATGGTGCCGTTGGGCTCCTGCCCCACGCCCGCAAGCCCCAGATGGGCAAGCCCCCCGACGACCCCACCCATGTCCGGGCCGAAGGCCAGCGTGTAGCCCCAGAGCACCCACTGAATGCTTATAAGGCACAGTATAAAGAAGCTGTGCATCATGGTACCGAGCACGTTCTTCCCCCGGACCATGCCGGAATAGAAGAACGCGAGCCCGGGCGTCATGAGCATCACGAGCGCGGTGCACAGCAGTATGAACGCGGTGTCACCCGTATCTATCTTGGCCTCCTCCTCCGCAAAGGCCAACTCCGGCATCAAGAGAGAGAAAAGACCAATGAGGAACACCACCATGACGGCGGCCAACGGTATCCTTTTCATTTCCAACTACCTCCTTGTCTATTATTTGTCTACTATAGATTTTAACGCGCCGTACCCGCTTGAAAAAACAAAAGGGCGACCCTCCGCGGACACTTAACCATCGTGACCCGCGGAAAGGCGCCCTTGCCTCACCGTTTATCCCGTAACGGTACTACGCTGTACCGTGAAAGACCTTAACCAAACCGCTCTACCAGGTATAACCGCTCTCGCCGTGCTGCGAGTTTTTTTAGTTTCCTTGCGGGGACCTCGTTAACCTTCGCACCGGCTTACCATGTATAGCCGCTTTCGCCGTGCTGCGAGTAGTCGAGCCCCTCTATCTCTTCTTCTTCCGTTACCCTGAGGCCCACAACCGCGTCGACCACCTTAAGTATTACGAATGTACCGACGACCGAGATGGCGATGGTCGCCCCGACCCCTATAATCTGCTTGAAGAGCTGGCCCGGGTTCCCGAAGAAGAGGCCGCTTGCGCCGACCGAGGCCAGGAGCCCCACCGAGAGCGTCCCCCACGTGCCGGCCACGCCGTGTATGCCGAAGACGTCGAGCGTGTCGTCATAGCCGAGCCTGGGCTTGATGACGCTGACGGCCCAGTAGCAGAGCCCGCCGCCCACAAGGCCGATTATAATAGCCGAGCCGGGCCCGACGAAGCCGGCGGCCGGGGTTATGGATCCGAGTCCGGCAACGGCACCGGATACCGCACCGAGCACGGTCGGCTTGCCCCTGTGGACCCACTCGACGAAGACCCAGGTAAGCGCTCCCATGGCGGCCGCGGTGTTGGTCGTTACGAACGCCAGTGCCGCGATGCCGTCGGCCGCGAGCGCGCTCCCGGCGTTGAAGCCGAACCACCCGAACCAGAGAAGCCCCATGCCTATAATCGTAAGCCCGAGGTTATGCGGGGGCATGAGCTCCTTCGGATATCCCCTCCTCTTGCCTATGACAAGGGCCGCAACCAGAGCCGAGACGCCGCAGCTTATGTGCACCACCATGCCGCCGGCGAAGTCGAGCGCCCCGAGTTCCCCGAGCCATCCCCCTCCCCACACCCAGTGGCAGAGCGGGGCGTATACGAAGGTCGCCCACAGGAGGCTGAAGATAACCATGGCCGAGAACTTTATCCTCTCCGCGAAGCCGCCGGTAATAAGGGCGACCGTTATGACCGCGAACATCCCCTGGAACATCATAAAGACGAGATGCGGTATCGTCCCGTTGGCCTCGGTACCCACGCCGTTAAGGAAGAGGTGGTTAAGCCCGCCGACGAACCCGCCTATATCCTTACCGAAGGAGAGGCTGTAGCCCCACATTACCCACATGATACTTATAAGGCATAGTATGAAGAAGCTGTGCATCATCGTGCCGAGCACGTTTTTCTTACGCGCCATGCCGGCATAAAAAAGGGCGAGCCCCGGGGTCATGAGCATAACGAGAGCCGTGGAGACCATTATCCAGGCCGTGTCCGCCTTGTCTATCTCGCCGGCCCCCTCGGAACCCCAGGAAAACGGGACCACGCCAAGGACCAGGAATAAAAACATTACTGTCTTCAAAAACCCTCCGTACCCGGTAAAATGCCTGTAAGCACTCGACATGCCGCCAAGTTCGCCGCTTAAGCCTTTCATCTTCTTACCTCCTCTTGATCGTCGTTGATCGAAGAAAGAATTCGACTGGTTTAGATCCTCTTAAAGGGCCTCTTTGCCCTTCTCTCCGGTCCTTATCCTGACTGTCTCTTCCACCGTGGAGACGAATATCTTGCCGTCCCCTATCTTGCCGGTCTTCGCGGCCCCGAGGATGGCCTCGACCACTTTCGCCGCCAGTTCGTCGGTCGTTACCACCTCTATCTTTACCTTGGGCAGGAAGTCCACCACGTATTCGGCCCCCCTGTAAAGCTCGGTATGGCCCTTCTGCCGGCCGAACCCCTTTACCTCGCTAACGGTCATGCCGTCGATATGCATGTCGTGCAGGGCCTCCTTGACCTCGTCGAGCTTGAACGGTTTTACTATCGCCTCTATCTTCTTCATCCTGTTACCTCCCTTATATCTATTGTGCGGTCAGAAACTGAAGTAGACCCCTACACCCCCGTACAAGACGTCCTCCTCGGTGCCGGTTCCGGAGGCGTCGTTTATCGCCTCGATGGCATCATCGGCGTCATTGGACAGCGGGAAGCTGTAGGCCAGCTTCGGCACTATGGTTATGTTCTTGGTGACGGGGATGTTCAACGCGGCCGATACCTCGCCGTTATAGAAGTCGGTGAATTCGTCTCCGTCCTCGTCCACGCCCATGATCTCGTTGTCGAAGTTGTAGCTCGCCGATGCGCCGAGGTCCAGGGACATCTCCCTCGGCAGGCCGAACGAGTGCCCCACCGAGGCCACGAGGAAGCCGCCGTTGCCCTCGTCGAAGTCGTGATAGTAGGTAAGCGACGGGCTCAGGAACGTATCGTAGCTCAGCGTAAAGTAGACCTCCTGAGTATCCTCGACGTCCTTGAGGTCGTAGTGTATATAGCCCACCTCCAGAGAGACCTTCCCCCGGGAAGTGCCGTAGTTAAGGGTAAGGTCCGTTTCGGTGCTTTCACCGGATTCGTGGATCTCACCGCCGGACGTGTCATCCACCTTCTTGGTGACATAGTTGGCCCAGAAGTTCATGCCGAAGCCGCTGTCGGTGGTGATGCCCAGCGTGGGCTGCAGGACCATTCCGTCGTTGACGAGGTTCTGCCCCCTCCAGACGTAGTTCGTGAGTATGTCTACCCCGCCCTCGCCGGAGGCCTCGAAGGCCCTGGCGGTGCCGGCGGATACGGCCATGAAACCCGCGAGTAAAACCAAAACCGCTAATCCCCTAATCCTCATAATGATCTCCTCCTTCTTGTTTCGCTTTTTTGTTCTGCCATGAAAAATGGAAAATATGGAAGAAAACGCCAACCCTCGTACTCGGGGAAAGGCGCCTTCGCCTTTCTTGCAACTTCCTTAAGTAGCATTGCAAAGTTGATGCCAGAACGGTTTTATCGGAGAAAACGGAGAAAAACTGGAGAAAACACGGATTAGAAAGGGCGGGAGAGACGGGGTTGCACAGCTTTTGACCACCGGTGCTTACTAATCAATCGTACCGTGGCGCACCGCGATACATTTTTTCCGGTTTTGCACTACGGAAAAACCTCCGGAACACCGCATCCCCGACAGCGTGGAGCGCGGGTATGTTGGCCGGGGTCTCTTCTATAATCTTCTCCGGGTCTATTGCCCCTTCGAGCTTTTCGATTTCTTCTCTGTTCTCATCCACGGAAAGCCACTCGCAAATCATGGCCTCCGTGACCTCGAGGTGGAACTGAAAGGCGTAGGCGTTCCGCCCCATACGCACAAGCTGGGAGGGGAACTCCTCGCTCGAGGCAAGGAGCGTGCCGCCGCGCGGCACGTCAAACGTATCCCCGTGCCACTGAAATGTTTTCATCGTCTGAGGAAGCCCCGAAAACAAACGGTCTCTCATGCCGTCCGGGGTAAGGCTGACGTCGTACCAGCCTATCTCCTTCGATTTACCCTTATAGACACGAGCGCCCGCGGCCTTCGCCATGAGCTGGGCCCCGAGGCATATCCCCAGCACCGGAACACCAGCCTTCACGGCCGACTCTATAAGCCGAAGCTCGTCCCTTATAAAGGGATTCTTGTCCTCCTCATAGACGCCCATGGGTCCGCCGAGAACTATGAGGGCTTCGTCTGGCGGGGCAACCTCTTTCGGCACCCTCTCACCCGCGTAGACCCTGATGCAGCGGGCACTGAACCCGATAGAGCGGAGTGCCGCGGCAATCGTACCGAGCCCCTCGTGCGCTACCTGCTGGATGACGAGCACGCTCCGCATCGGACTATCCAAGACCTTCAAGCGCGGCGATGACGATCTCGGCGACCTCCTTCATGGGCTTTCTCCTGTCCATGCTTATCTTCTGTATCCTCGTAAAGGCCTCACTCTCGGAGATGCCGTCCCTTTCCATAAGGAGACCCTTTGCCCTCTCCACGAGCTTCCTCGCCGCGAGGGTGTCTTTAAGGTCCTCGTTTTCCTTCTTCAGTTTTTCGAACTCCCGGAACCTCGCCACGGCGAGCTCCACCGCGGGAAGGAGCTCCTCCCCCCTTACGGGCTTCACGAGATAGGCCATGATCCCGGCCCCGGCCGCGCGGCTCACGGTCTCTTCGTCCTCGCTTGCGGTAAGGAGCACCACCGGCGTCGGGTGGTGCCGGGCTATCTCCGCTGCGGCCTCTATGCCGTCCACCCCGGGCATCTTCACGTCCATAACCACCACGTCCGGGGAGAAGTCCCTGCATATACCAAGGGCTTCGTCCCCGCTCCCGCCTTCGGCCACCACCGAAAGTCCCCTCTCCTCGAGGAGCCCCTTCAGGACCAGCCTGCCCGAGGCGTCGTCGTCTATTACCGCTATCTTCCTCATACCATAGGAAGTAAAGCAAGTTCCGTGCCACCTGTCTAAAGTGGGGTTTTAATCGTATTCCGGTCGTGTGGTGCGGTTTTTTAAGGCAGGGGTGCTTACCGTTTGTGCCGCCCGGCGGCTTCCCGGTAGAGATCCATGTACTTCTCCGCGGACCTCTCCCAGGAGAACTCCTCCCTCATGGCGCGCTTCTGAAGCGCCTGCCAGGCCTTCTTGTCCTTGTACACCAAAAGCGCTTCCTTGACTTTCTCTACCAGGGCCTTTGAAGAGT
This genomic window from Thermodesulfobacteriota bacterium contains:
- a CDS encoding ammonium transporter; amino-acid sequence: MKRIPLAAVMVVFLIGLFSLLMPELAFAEEEAKIDTGDTAFILLCTALVMLMTPGLAFFYSGMVRGKNVLGTMMHSFFILCLISIQWVLWGYTLAFGPDMGGVVGGLAHLGLAGVGQEPNGTIPHYVFMMFQGMFAIITVALITGGVAERMKFSALIVFSLLWATIVYDPLCHWVWGGGWIGEMGALDFAGGTVVHISSGVSALVAAIVIGKRRGYPTEPMPPHNLGYTLLGTALLWFGWFGFNAGSELAADGVAGLAFVVTNTAAAAGALVWVFAEWIQRGKPTALGAASGAIAGLVAITPAAGFVGPISSIVIGGGAGVICYMAVSYLKPLLGYDDSLDVFGIHGIGGTWGAIATGLFASVGAEGAFFGNPGQLVIQLKAVVATWVLAGVATFVILKALDAVMGLRVSEEDEMEGLDISQHGERGYNL
- a CDS encoding ammonium transporter yields the protein MDKADTAWIMVSTALVMLMTPGLALFYAGMARKKNVLGTMMHSFFILCLISIMWVMWGYSLSFGKDIGGFVGGLNHLFLNGVGTEANGTIPHLVFMMFQGMFAVITVALITGGFAERIKFSAMVIFSLLWATFVYAPLCHWVWGGGWLGELGALDFAGGMVVHISCGVSALVAALVIGKRRGYPKELMPPHNLGLTIIGMGLLWFGWFGFNAGSALAADGIAALAFVTTNTAAAMGALTWVFVEWVHRGKPTVLGAVSGAVAGLGSITPAAGFVGPGSAIIIGLVGGGLCYWAVSVIKPRLGYDDTLDVFGIHGVAGTWGTLSVGLLASVGASGLFFGNPGQLFKQIIGVGATIAISVVGTFVILKVVDAVVGLRVTEEEEIEGLDYSQHGESGYTW
- a CDS encoding P-II family nitrogen regulator; amino-acid sequence: MKKIEAIVKPFKLDEVKEALHDMHIDGMTVSEVKGFGRQKGHTELYRGAEYVVDFLPKVKIEVVTTDELAAKVVEAILGAAKTGKIGDGKIFVSTVEETVRIRTGEKGKEAL
- a CDS encoding TorF family putative porin, with protein sequence MVLLAGFMAVSAGTARAFEASGEGGVDILTNYVWRGQNLVNDGMVLQPTLGITTDSGFGMNFWANYVTKKVDDTSGGEIHESGESTETDLTLNYGTSRGKVSLEVGYIHYDLKDVEDTQEVYFTLSYDTFLSPSLTYYHDFDEGNGGFLVASVGHSFGLPREMSLDLGASASYNFDNEIMGVDEDGDEFTDFYNGEVSAALNIPVTKNITIVPKLAYSFPLSNDADDAIEAINDASGTGTEEDVLYGGVGVYFSF
- a CDS encoding gamma-glutamyl-gamma-aminobutyrate hydrolase family protein (Members of this family of hydrolases with an active site Cys residue belong to MEROPS family C26.); its protein translation is MDSPMRSVLVIQQVAHEGLGTIAAALRSIGFSARCIRVYAGERVPKEVAPPDEALIVLGGPMGVYEEDKNPFIRDELRLIESAVKAGVPVLGICLGAQLMAKAAGARVYKGKSKEIGWYDVSLTPDGMRDRLFSGLPQTMKTFQWHGDTFDVPRGGTLLASSEEFPSQLVRMGRNAYAFQFHLEVTEAMICEWLSVDENREEIEKLEGAIDPEKIIEETPANIPALHAVGDAVFRRFFRSAKPEKMYRGAPRYD
- a CDS encoding response regulator, which codes for MRKIAVIDDDASGRLVLKGLLEERGLSVVAEGGSGDEALGICRDFSPDVVVMDVKMPGVDGIEAAAEIARHHPTPVVLLTASEDEETVSRAAGAGIMAYLVKPVRGEELLPAVELAVARFREFEKLKKENEDLKDTLAARKLVERAKGLLMERDGISESEAFTRIQKISMDRRKPMKEVAEIVIAALEGLG